In Oxyura jamaicensis isolate SHBP4307 breed ruddy duck chromosome 21, BPBGC_Ojam_1.0, whole genome shotgun sequence, a single genomic region encodes these proteins:
- the C21H1orf158 gene encoding uncharacterized protein C1orf158 homolog → MEYANHWTTESSFIHKTGRTIIQQPRRAALVRQRNMIASIKDGRDWWKIEPKYSTKVLIGNWLEERKRFIKPTGKLGCSIYSTDFVCFPDHKPEQTLRRIMMKKYEGLPAQHFFTHHEEPRSRNLVSEYDDKYNRHGYDPVLPPLRSWNGRKLAWIPQKSDFPILEPPTNYGLLEHLMKKWHKKEAEMMRSVYTISYEKPPISAFAKTDGLSSRQGRHPHRIGRILDYEGSQKYLQALGQLARDRKARDASM, encoded by the exons ATGGAATATGCAAAC CACTGGACTACTGAGTCATCGTTCATCCACAAAACTGGAAGAACAATTATTCAACAACCAAGGAGGGCAGCACTGGTGAGACAAAGAAATATGATTGCATCAATTAAAGATGGACGGGACTGGTGGAAAATTGAACCAAAATACTCTACTAAAGTTCTCATTGGAAACTggctggaagagagaaaaagg TTTATCAAACCCACTGGGAAACTTGGCTGCAGCATATACAGCACAGACTTCGTTTGCTTCCCAGATCACAAACCAGAACAAACACTAAGAAGAATCATGATGAAGAAATATGAG ggcctgccagcacagcacttcTTCACACATCACGAGGAACCAAGAAGCCGAAATTTAGTATCAGAGTATGACGATAAATACAATAGACACGGTTATGACCCTGTGCTGCCTCCCCTCCGCAGCTGGAATGGACGCAAGCTTGCCTGGATTCCTCAGAAATCAGATTTCCCCATTCTTG AACCACCCACCAACTACGGCCTTCTCGAGCACCTGATGAAAAAATGGCACAAGAAAGAAGCGGAAATGATGAGGAGTGTCTACACCATTTCCTACGAAAAGCCAccaatttctgcttttgctaaAACTGATGGCCTCTCTTCCAGGCAGGGACGTCATCCCCATCGTATTGGTAGAATCCTGGACTATGAAGGGAGTCAGAAATATCTGCAAGCCCTCGGCCAACTAGCgagagacagaaaagcaagagatgCCTCTATGTAA